The Coffea eugenioides isolate CCC68of chromosome 8, Ceug_1.0, whole genome shotgun sequence genome has a segment encoding these proteins:
- the LOC113781627 gene encoding cytochrome c oxidase subunit 6b-3-like: MSTDAVIDPHDKMRSRDVNKVARGEQAPRPPADHPIVSKAPPPTSTDPKPKKAGEKDDVEDLGAAPADDAPRFTNQLRNCCIRYYEFYRCIMENEEDTSKCDKFAEYYRALCPYEWVEKWDVERELGIFPQPI; encoded by the exons ATGTCGACTGATGCAGTTATAGACCCTCACGACAAGATGAGGTCTAGGGATGTTAACAAAGTTGCTAGAGGTGAACAAGCCCCAAGGCCTCCTGCTGATCACCCTATTGTCTCCAAGGCACCACCTCCAACTTCTACTGATCCTAAGCCCAAAAAG GCAGGGGAGAAGGACGATGTTGAAGACTTAGGGGCTGCACCTGCTGATGATGCTCCTCGCTTCACTAACCAGTTGAGAAACTGTTGCATACGTTACTATGAATTTTACAG GTGTATCATGGAGAACGAGGAAGATACATCCAAATGTGACAAGTTTGCTGAGTATTATCGAGCACTATGCCCATATGAATGG GTTGAGAAGTGGGATGTTGAGAGAGAGCTTGgaatttttcctcagccaatttAG